The following is a genomic window from Fusarium verticillioides 7600 chromosome 5, whole genome shotgun sequence.
AAGATGTCGAAAAGACGGTTAGTGCATGGATCTGCGTCCTTGGGTCCTTTCTGGCTCTTATACCTACATTCGGTAAGTCAACCACTCCAATAGATGGGCCATCAACTGACCATGGATCAGGCTTCATGAACTCGCTAGGTACAGTCCAAACATATCTAAGCATGAACCAACTCCACGACTACAGCGAAGGCGAAGTTGGATGGATCAGCGGCCtatttctcttcctctcactCATTCTCAACGTCCAAGTCGGTCCAATGGTCGATGTCCACGGCCCCAACATCATCGGTCCTGTTGGAGCAGTTCTCTACGTGGCCATGTTTCTGCTCATGGCTGAATGTCGCAACTACTGGCACTTCATGCTGTGTCTAGGAGTATTCGGGAGCATCGGTGCCGCCATGACAATGGTTGTAGCCATCGCCATAGTAGGAAAACTGTTTGTCCGCAAGCGAGGTCTCGCGATGGGTATTACACTCGCAGGATCGTCCATCGGCGCTGTCATATTCCCAATTATTCTACGGTCAACGTATCCCAGTCTAGGATGGCAATGGTCAATGCGAATCATGGCGTTTATATCAGCAGGTCTTCTCGTCCCTGCCATCCTCTGCTtcaccaccttcaacaagatctacaaatcatcaacaaatgGCCAGCCCAGCCCCAAGAGCTCGACACTCAACTTGACTGCCTTTCAGTCGCCCGCATTCTGCTTTGTTACTGCGGGCATCTTTATGTTTGAGTTTGTCATCTTCAGTATCTCGGGTCTTCTACCGTCCATTTCCACTCGGGTCGGCTTCACTGCCGAGAATGGATATACTCTTCTTTCTATTGTCGGGGCGGCGAGCACATTCGGCCGAGTTATTCCCGGAATCATTGGTGACAAACTTGGACATTTCAATGTACTGCTTGCTACTTTGGTGTTCACCATCATTTTTATGGGGGCTCTGCTCGTTCCTTTTGGTACCAAGTCAGCTACTGCTCTGTACGCCTGGTCTGCTATCTGGGGATTTGGGTCTGGgtcttttctttccattACCCCAGGTAAGTATCTTATGTTATAGCTGATAGCAGCACGCTGATAAATCACAGTCTGTATGGGTAAAACATGCGAGGCCAAGGACTATGGTCGATATTATGGCAAGTCTACCCTCTACCGTCTGTCAACTTCAAATGTAGCTAACCGTTGCTCTAGGCATGATGAACTTTGTCACTGCCTTCGCACTGCTCATCGCTCTCCCTACAAGTGGTGCCATGCTCGAGAACATGGGCCCTCAGGCTCTGGCTGGTCTCTTCACTGGCATGACTgctgttggaggagcttgctACTTTGCAGCCCGagctcttctcattggcAAGTGGCTGTCTCTCAGGACTATCATTTAATTCTGGAATAGCTCCTGGATACGTCTCATTATTTGCAAATCTGAATTTGACTAGATTGGGTGTCGTTGGTCTCTTTTATGGTTACCGGAGCTTGGATTACGACATATGGAGGAGATTGGAAAATATACCTAGGCTGGCGCTGGttaaaagaaaaggaaaacGGGTATCGGGGAGTTTCAAGGCTGCACTGAATTATTACTATCTTCTAATAATAATATCATCTATAATCACTGAACAACGCCAAAGCCTCTCAGCGCCATATCCTCACACTCCCTTGTCGTCTCTCCTCATGGCAAAACCTTTCTCAATCAACCTCACCATCAATGCATTCGTCAGTGGTATCTCCCTCTCCCCCATCTTCTGCcccttgacctcctcctccgtcgCCCAAACATAATCCTGATGCTCCTTCGGGTCCAGCTTGACCTCAGccgcatcctcaacatcaacctcaaagcTAAACTTGCAAAAGAACCTCTTCCCCGTTCTGTTTGTAAAAACAGCCCCAGGTTTTCCACTTGGCCCATCAGGAATAACACGTCGAATGCGTCGCAGTTTCAGACCTGCCTCCTCCCAAAGCTCACGCGCACAGCCGTACAGAACAGtttcgtcttcgtcgtcacAGGCACCGCCTGGTATCTCCCATTTGTTAGGCATACTGTCGTCCGGCGCtctttggagaaggagaatgcGGTTGGAGGTGTCAAAGACGAGGGCGCCTGTTGCAAGCGAGTCCCAAGTTTTGTCGTGGGTTTTCAGCCACTCGCGGTGATTGACGTTCCATTCAGCCACAGACTCGTCGAAAGTGAAGTCCAAGTCTGGGAGACAAAGATTCGTTTCTTGTTTGTCTGCCATTTTGTGTTTCTGTgtgtgaagttgaggatggAATCGAACTTAAAGAGACGAGAATAAGATGATGTTGCGactgagagagagaggagaaatGCCCCGGTATTGGATCTGCTTGTTGCCGCTAATGCCTCACTCACCTCGCTCACTGACTCTTATTAACAGGCAATCGCCATAATGTCTCATATCTGCCTAATATCCATACCTACCTCAGACAGGCAACAATAAAAGTCAAGTTGCTCATCTTAGTTTTCCAGTTTCGCAAGAGAATCTCTTATACGAGTGTTTGTGTGATAATTTGTCTCAAATGGCCAGGCCAGCCTGTCTCATCATATCACATTACATCGCTTACAGAGTCTTCACTTAAATCCAAGCACAGAAAATCCAAACGTACACACTTTCTTATTTTACTTAAATAGCTCGAGGCTACAGAGCTAACTGGGTAAGGTACATGGGAGGCAGCCGTCCATAAGTACATGTATATGTACGCGTCCTGCGATCAAAACCGTTGAGGCTTTCACTTTTTCCCTcccagagcttccagaatATTTCGTGGACCTCGCTGTCGAATGGCATTCTCCTTGTTGAAGTTTGAATGCTGTTATGACacgtgtgtgtgtgtgtgtgtgtgtgtgtgtgtgtgtgtgtgtgtgtgtgtgccGACAACAATCGTTGCGTATCCTTTCAAACACTAGTCGTTCTGGCGAATTCATATCCATCTTCCATCACGGCACTATCATGTGCGATTCGTGCCCAAATCCTGCCAATTCTTCACGATaacaaagcaagcaaagctTATAAAACGCAAGCTTCCAATACCAATTGTGACGATATTGGAGCTGCTGACAAGGCAGCCACCAAACGCCCCTGACGCTAAAACCGACAAATCATACGAATAACAAAGACCGGAAACAAAATTTTGCAAGCATAAACAGAGCATAGACTTTTGTGTATGATGCTCACATGAAAGATCTCATTGGACCCAAAGCCATTGCTCGAGTTTGCTGTTAACCATAAACAAGCATCGCTTCATGTCCTTCCATGCATCTCAACGTGATTCGTGAATGCTGATACTCGGTTCCAAAGAAACAAAATTTTAAAGATGCTCTTTTCCTACATCTGTTCTTACACGTGTATGTTTTGCTGGGGCATGATGGACCTCTCAGCCCGTGTTCGCATGAAGTTTGCATGAGATTCTAGGCATCGAGCTTTGAGTCGTGTAACTGGCCACACTGCAGCCTTATCAAGCATCAATGCAGTGATTCGGAGTAGCTTGGCAGCGTAGCCGTTGTGCCCACCCAAGTCCAGATTGGCTTCCTGGCCGTTCATGCCATTGACAAGCTCcatgttcatcttcatctctgctGATGATAGCacttcttggactttgccCAGTAGCTTcacatcttcttcctccagaaGCATGATGGCGGGGACTTCGGACAGATTGACTTGATCCTGTCCAAGGATCCCCAGATAGCAGCCAACACGATCCTGCAACGTCGCAATCCACTCTGCAAGGACCTGGGCGCAGTCGAATGCACACATGGCagactgaagaggaagtTCCCTGCTTGTGAAGTCGGCAAAGGTCACACCGAGCTTATCCGACATGGCCAGGGAGTCGGCGGCGTAGAAAGCCGCCTTCCGAAGATGCTTCTCTCTACGAGATGTAGTGTGACTCGACATACTAGAGGATACTGGCCGTAGAGGAAGCTTAATATTGGACAAGTCCATCGATGACGTCTGTGTCGCAGGCGTTTCCACGAAGCCTGAGCCATTGATTGAGTTATCCGAAGGTTCGGCACTTCCAGACTCAGAATTGGAGATCGGTGATTGCTCAGCATGCTGAACGATCTCATTTCCGCGAGAAAGCTCCTCAGCCATCCCGTCCCAGTCTCTTTGCCAAAACCTCTCTTTTGAGCGTGAAAGGTTGACGAAAAGCCGAATATACGCCAAATCGAGCAGAGGGATCGCATCAGCTGACAGAGGGCCTTGACCAAAAGGGTTGGGACGTTCTACACTGTGATGAGGGTTGCTTGCCCAGGCCGCTTGCCACGCCTTCAGGGCAGGCTCGATGTGCCGGTGCAtcttctctgtctcttcattTGTCCAGGTTTTGTTGTGATGTCTTTGTCGCGTTTCCCAAATATAGTTGTGCAATGCGTTGATAAGTATCAGAGATCCGAATGTGCTGGGTCGAAGAGGTGCACTCATCGGGTCGCTTCCATCGTTGTCAAACTGTCCACCAAAAGAGAATTGATGCTGTTTCTCATTGACGTGAAGGAGGTCACCCAATGCATCGTGAAATGTCATGCGGTTGTGGTTTGCAGCCTCGGCTCCACCGCGTGAGTGAAAGACTGCGCTCGTctcagctgagaagaactcTTCATCGCAAGGGAGGTCCAGGTAGATTTCTGAATTTGTCAACGCAGGTGTGTGGTTGTAGGCCGAAACCAAGAGGCTGGAAAGTATAAACACGGCATATAGAGTTCGCTTCCGTTCTTCTCCAGACTTCCACCGCAGCCACTCTGCTTGATCGGGCTCCAAATTCGTGTTCCAGTTTCGGTCATCACTCATCTGACCATCCTGGCCGTCAGAGGCGCTGGGGCGATTAGGCCTCAAGAGGTCGGCTGCTTGTGCAAGGCTGACCAAGGCGGCGCAATGCGTCGAAGCAATGTCACTGACAGTCTTGTCGCCACAGTTATGGCCATATACAACATTTAGGAGCATGGCTTGCACAAGCCACACGGGAGTGTGAGCGCCGCTATCATTGCTATGGTCAGTTGGGGTACTTCGGCGAAGATCTGCTTTTCGGACATCGGCTTTTCGACGTTCTTCAAGGTAAAAAAAGATCATTTTCTTGGCCATTTCGAACAGCTCTCGGGATTGGGCAGTATCCATCTCGTAGAGCGCGCCgatagcagccatggacAATATCAGACAACCACTACCACCTACACCTGGACGACTATTGGCAGAGATGGGCATATCGAAGGACAGAGtaggaagatgaagaaaaggcAAATGGGGGTGGAAGTATGCTAGATAGGCACCGACATATCGCTGAAGGTCCTGAGTACTGGGCAGATTAGCTGCTTGGGACGAGGCGGCATTGCTGGCAGACTGGGAAAGTGGCGACTGAGGTGATCCTTGAGAAGTAAAAGAATGTTTACGACCCCCAAAGGGTAGGCACTGGGACAGGATGTTCACGATGGCATGCCGGGTAGCATCTGTAATGGTGTTCACTGGCGAAGCGCCGTGGTTGCCCCCATTTAGAGAAGATGGCGTCTCCGGGCCGGCGTTGAAGCCAAGAGTCTGATTAATGTTTTGGGTGCCGAGTCCCGTCACAACAGAGGGACTCAATGAGCTCAGCGAGGGTGGAGGCGTAGAGAAGTAAGGGTCATTCATCTTTTGAGTAGCTGGCTGAGGTGATAACGGTGCTCCGCTAAGGAGATCCGGGAAGACTGTGCCATTCATTTCCATCGCAAAAGGGTTCGGGGGCATCTGTGGAGGAGCCATCACAGATGTCGACCACATGGTACTGGTTCCAGCCGGCGCAGGATGATTCGACCCATCCAACATAACATCGCTAATCCCACTCTGACTCGTCGTGCTGATTGCAGACGGACTCgatccatcatcaatcacattTTCGTTCCCAAATGACATCTGTTGCTCAAAACCAGTCAACCAGTCAACGGGGTCGTCGAACTGGGGGTTCGCAGACATGTCGTTCATCGAGTGCCCAAAGGGCGAGTTTTCCATGTTCATCACCTGTGGTGAGTCGTTGTAATGGAGATTGTTTGGGTTTACTGTCGTGGCTGTCCCAAAGAGCATGGTGTCGAAATCGAACTCGTTGAAGGACATCGGGGCCGTCCTGAGAGGGTTAACATAGTCGAGGTTACTAAAGGCTCCTGTCTCCAGCTTAGGGATGCCAGGATGCATAGCTCGTTGACCCATAGCAGCGGACATGCCACCATAGAGAGGATCCATGGCGTGGACTGGAAAGCCAGCGAGGCTGGGGTGTCTACTATGACCATGAACAACGGCCCCACGAGCCACGGAAGAATTGGCAGTGGCATTGGCCATATTGAGAGAAATTGCGTCGATATGCCCAAGGGTGTTGGCTCGGGGTCGCATGGTGTTTGAGGCATTTGAAGCCGgagcggcagcggcagctgCGTTGGCTCCAGCGACGCTGTTCTTTCGGGCACGACTCTGACCAGGAGCGACACCGGTTGTGGACTCACGACGATTACGAGGACGGGACGACGGGGTCGAAGTCTGGTGCAGCTTTTGCTGGTGACGCAGCAGAAGGTCACGGCGGGCAAAGCATCTTGAGCACTCGGGACACTCAAAGGGTTTCTCCTTAGTGTGGGAGCGTTCGTGTCGCTTGAGATGTTCCAATCGGGCGAACGAACGCTGGCAAGTGGTGCAGACGTGAGGACGTGGCTTGTCCGTCTTTGCGGGAGGGAAATTATTAGCAGGCGCTTTTGTGTTGACTGTGATAGTAGATGCTACGAGTGTTAGCATGTATAAATCGAAGTCTTGTATCCAAGGTCCTGTTGCGGCAACGGTGCGGGTCGAGTCGAGCTCAGAAACACGAGGGGCAATGCCGGCGAAGGCGGGATAGCTCACCAGTATCGTCAGTGGTGGAGGGCGCGGCGGTGCCTGTGGCGGCGGTGGTTGTCGGTGCGGGAGCGGTCATGGCGAGATTGGGACGCGAGACTCTAATGCCAGAGTCGTTTATCACCATGGCAGGTCGGATCGGTCAGATTCGCATTCGCGAGGGTCGAAAGACGAAGATTTTGGACCTGTCGTACTCGCAGAAGCAGAAAGTGTTTCGTCGCGGGGCACAAGGTTGGACGAGAATTGAGTGCGATAGGATGGATGGCGGGGAGGTTTTGGTGGGCGGCGGGCGTGGTTCGTCACTCTTTGGTGGGGGGAGGGGAGataagtaaggtaggtaaatatagagggagagggagagggatAGATGTTTAGATTGAATGAAATGAGCGATCTATAAACGATGAGGGCATATTCTTCTGTTTGTatagagagaagagaaaatgAAGCAATTCAGATGGTCGTTTAGAACATACAGGCGAAGCAGCAACTGCTTGAGGAAagtgaaagagaaagagagtTGGAGGCACTGGCGGCAAGTGcagtggaagaaggaaggtTGGCGCCGAAAAAGGGCCCAGGCAAGGATACCTGAACCTGACGACCTAGGAGCAGCCCAGAACAGGAGCACGGTGTTAGTGATACTGTGCACGGTCTTGTTGAATCAGAATTGGTAAGGGATGGACCTTGGACCTTCCCTGTTCTTTTGCTCCTGGGGGTGTGGCTCCagttgcgttgcgttgcgtttGCGTTGCCGTTATGGAGCGCTAAGGTAGGCTAGACTAGGTTCCCTGGGGCGCATCAAGTTCCCGTAGTTCGCTCGGAGTaaaaagaagagagacgagacagTCAGTCAGCCAGATTTCCAGATTGGATTGTATCAAGAGTGAGAAAGATTTCAGGGGGTAGAGAGCAAAAGCAAATGGTATGTTGATCACGGAAATCTGGTTCTAAAtaaacagcttcttcaaccaactcTTTCTCAATGAACGTGTCATGAAACCCGAATTTCACGTCAACGCATCTCGGCTGAGGCTGTTCAGAAGCTCTTCTGTCCACCTCATCATCCACCTTTCAACTCAACCAATTGCTCAAATGCCATAACTCGGATTCACGCCCAAAAGGTTGTCGCCAGTCGCCTCAACTGCGTCATCCAAAGACATAGGTTCAGGCTGTATCGACCATCCTCCGATGTGTTTACCTGCGCCAGTTGAGGCTCATAGATGCTCCAATCGTGGATGGGTGGATACCTACGTGTACGAAGTTAGTCGTCCTTCTTTTACCCTTCGTGCGTCTGCCTCGTGATGGTGGGATGGCTTAGATTTCACGCCTTATACATACGTGGTAGGCCTTGTTCGATAGGGAACTTCCTCATTGACTTTATGGCCGCCTCTCAGACTCTATGCTCAAAGCTCTGGTGACGAAAGGCACAGCAGCTCTATCCAGTGAATATTTGTCACATCACGCGGCAAATGTGCTGTAAGCATGTACTTGCCGAGCCACGGCTAGATATGGATGACTGGGCAAGCCGGTCAATTGACTGAGTGGTCCGGCTTGCCAGGGTACCAGATATATTACTTTCAGGTTCTACCCTTCAGCTACTTTACTCTTGAGAACTTAACTTGAGTCATAACTCCTCCTGATATAGAGCTCAGGAACCCTCGCATTACAAAGCATAATAGGTACCCGAACTGCGCTGCCCATCGCCTTGCCACGGCATTTGGCACTCTGCGCCAGTATTCAAGGTACGTCTGCAAACACAACGAGGTAGTTGATGGCTGCGCCAGGGCTGAGAGTTCAACTGACCGAGTATGCACTGTGCGTCCCCGGGCTGTAGGGACTGCATACGCATaattggagtttggagtcGGGTGTACTCGAAATAGCTACTGGGGTGTGATGAATGACGATTTTATTGCAGCATCCCGACTGCAGAACAGCCATGTAACGTTCGAATTCAATTCATGCGCTGGATTGAAAGGGACTCggagggaaaagaaggaacCGGAAGGACCCTTGAATGTTGTTTGGGGCTGTCTTTGAGGTCTAAGACACGAGTGGCCATGGCTTTTTAGATCCATCGGTAGCTCGCTTTGACACTGGAGCCGTCTCTACTAGCGTCACTGGCACGGCCTAACTTTGGTTCGAAACCTCCAAAACAGataattattatttatcGAGGACCGTTTCCGGTCGATGCTTCCTTGTTCGTCTGTTTTGTTATCTCTACCAACCTCGATCTCTCGTAGTGACTATTGTTCGTATCCTGGCGCTTAATCTTGCTGGAACATGACGATGAGCCAGGTCTAGAAACACCAGCGTAGGATTGGTCCAGCAGCTCCTAGTCGCTGTCCGTTCTGCAGAGCTCCCAATTGGGGAATCTCGTTGTGTCTACAAGCCACGCCCAGAggcaacaacatcattcaGATATGGAGCTTCTGCTGGTGTTATTATTACTATGTATTTATTTCGCCCGATATGATTATGGCGAGATAAATGAACGTTCGACTAATCGCCTGTTCCACCTCTAT
Proteins encoded in this region:
- a CDS encoding zinc finger protein ADR1, which encodes MVINDSGIRVSRPNLAMTAPAPTTTAATGTAAPSTTDDTVNTKAPANNFPPAKTDKPRPHVCTTCQRSFARLEHLKRHERSHTKEKPFECPECSRCFARRDLLLRHQQKLHQTSTPSSRPRNRRESTTGVAPGQSRARKNSVAGANAAAAAAPASNASNTMRPRANTLGHIDAISLNMANATANSSVARGAVVHGHSRHPSLAGFPVHAMDPLYGGMSAAMGQRAMHPGIPKLETGAFSNLDYVNPLRTAPMSFNEFDFDTMLFGTATTVNPNNLHYNDSPQVMNMENSPFGHSMNDMSANPQFDDPVDWLTGFEQQMSFGNENVIDDGSSPSAISTTSQSGISDVMLDGSNHPAPAGTSTMWSTSVMAPPQMPPNPFAMEMNGTVFPDLLSGAPLSPQPATQKMNDPYFSTPPPSLSSLSPSVVTGLGTQNINQTLGFNAGPETPSSLNGGNHGASPVNTITDATRHAIVNILSQCLPFGGRKHSFTSQGSPQSPLSQSASNAASSQAANLPSTQDLQRYVGAYLAYFHPHLPFLHLPTLSFDMPISANSRPGVGGSGCLILSMAAIGALYEMDTAQSRELFEMAKKMIFFYLEERRKADVRKADLRRSTPTDHSNDSGAHTPVWLVQAMLLNVVYGHNCGDKTVSDIASTHCAALVSLAQAADLLRPNRPSASDGQDGQMSDDRNWNTNLEPDQAEWLRWKSGEERKRTLYAVFILSSLLVSAYNHTPALTNSEIYLDLPCDEEFFSAETSAVFHSRGGAEAANHNRMTFHDALGDLLHVNEKQHQFSFGGQFDNDGSDPMSAPLRPSTFGSLILINALHNYIWETRQRHHNKTWTNEETEKMHRHIEPALKAWQAAWASNPHHSVERPNPFGQGPLSADAIPLLDLAYIRLFVNLSRSKERFWQRDWDGMAEELSRGNEIVQHAEQSPISNSESGSAEPSDNSINGSGFVETPATQTSSMDLSNIKLPLRPVSSSMSSHTTSRREKHLRKAAFYAADSLAMSDKLGVTFADFTSRELPLQSAMCAFDCAQVLAEWIATLQDRVGCYLGILGQDQVNLSEVPAIMLLEEEDVKLLGKVQEVLSSAEMKMNMELVNGMNGQEANLDLGGHNGYAAKLLRITALMLDKAAVWPVTRLKARCLESHANFMRTRAERSIMPQQNIHV
- a CDS encoding zinc finger protein ADR1; the protein is MVINDSGIRVSRPNLAMTAPAPTTTAATGTAAPSTTDDTASTITVNTKAPANNFPPAKTDKPRPHVCTTCQRSFARLEHLKRHERSHTKEKPFECPECSRCFARRDLLLRHQQKLHQTSTPSSRPRNRRESTTGVAPGQSRARKNSVAGANAAAAAAPASNASNTMRPRANTLGHIDAISLNMANATANSSVARGAVVHGHSRHPSLAGFPVHAMDPLYGGMSAAMGQRAMHPGIPKLETGAFSNLDYVNPLRTAPMSFNEFDFDTMLFGTATTVNPNNLHYNDSPQVMNMENSPFGHSMNDMSANPQFDDPVDWLTGFEQQMSFGNENVIDDGSSPSAISTTSQSGISDVMLDGSNHPAPAGTSTMWSTSVMAPPQMPPNPFAMEMNGTVFPDLLSGAPLSPQPATQKMNDPYFSTPPPSLSSLSPSVVTGLGTQNINQTLGFNAGPETPSSLNGGNHGASPVNTITDATRHAIVNILSQCLPFGGRKHSFTSQGSPQSPLSQSASNAASSQAANLPSTQDLQRYVGAYLAYFHPHLPFLHLPTLSFDMPISANSRPGVGGSGCLILSMAAIGALYEMDTAQSRELFEMAKKMIFFYLEERRKADVRKADLRRSTPTDHSNDSGAHTPVWLVQAMLLNVVYGHNCGDKTVSDIASTHCAALVSLAQAADLLRPNRPSASDGQDGQMSDDRNWNTNLEPDQAEWLRWKSGEERKRTLYAVFILSSLLVSAYNHTPALTNSEIYLDLPCDEEFFSAETSAVFHSRGGAEAANHNRMTFHDALGDLLHVNEKQHQFSFGGQFDNDGSDPMSAPLRPSTFGSLILINALHNYIWETRQRHHNKTWTNEETEKMHRHIEPALKAWQAAWASNPHHSVERPNPFGQGPLSADAIPLLDLAYIRLFVNLSRSKERFWQRDWDGMAEELSRGNEIVQHAEQSPISNSESGSAEPSDNSINGSGFVETPATQTSSMDLSNIKLPLRPVSSSMSSHTTSRREKHLRKAAFYAADSLAMSDKLGVTFADFTSRELPLQSAMCAFDCAQVLAEWIATLQDRVGCYLGILGQDQVNLSEVPAIMLLEEEDVKLLGKVQEVLSSAEMKMNMELVNGMNGQEANLDLGGHNGYAAKLLRITALMLDKAAVWPVTRLKARCLESHANFMRTRAERSIMPQQNIHV